From the genome of Camelus dromedarius isolate mCamDro1 chromosome 19, mCamDro1.pat, whole genome shotgun sequence, one region includes:
- the GMPR gene encoding GMP reductase 1 isoform X1: MPRIDADLKLDFKDVLLRPKRSSLKSRAEVDLERTFTFRNSKQTYSGIPIIVANMDTVGTFEMAVVMSQHSMFTAVHKHYTLDDWKLFAADHPECLQHVAVSSGSGKNDLEKMSSILEAVPQVKFICLDVANGYSEHFVEFVKLVRARFPEHTIMAGNVVTGEMVEELILSGADIIKVGVGPGSVCTTRTKTGVGYPQLSAVIECADSAHGLKGHIISDGGCTCPGDVAKAFGAGADFVMLGGMFSGHTECAGEVIERNGQKLKLFYGMSSETAMKKHAGGVAEYRASEGKTVEVPYKGDVENTILDILGGLRSTCTYVGAAKLKELSRRATFIRVTQQHNTVFS; this comes from the exons ATGCCCCGTATAGATGCGGACCTCAAGCTGGACTTCAAGGATGTCCTGCTCCGACCCAAACGAAGCAGCCTCAAGAGCCGAGCCGAG GTGGATCTTGAGCGAACCTTCACGTTTCGAAACTCGAAGCAGACCTACTCAGGGATTCCCATCATCGTGGCCAACATGGACACCGTGGGGACGTTTGAGATGGCCGTGGTGATGTCACAG CACTCCATGTTTACCGCAGTTCATAAGCATTACACCCTGGATGACTGGAAGCTCTTTGCCGCTGATCACCCAGAATGCCTGCAG CATGTAGCCGTGAGTTCGGGCAGTGGGAAGAATGATCTGGAAAAGATGAGCAGCATCCTGGAAGCCGTGCCGCAGGTTAAGTTTATCTGCCTGGATGTGGCCAATGGGTACTCAGAACATTTCGTGGAATTCGTGAAGCTCGTCCGTGCCAGATTTCCAGAACACACCATCATG GCAGGGAACGTGGTGACGGGAGAGATGGTGGAAGAGCTTATTCTTTCCGGAGCAGATATCATCAAAGTGGGAGTTGGACCAG GTTCCGTGTGCACCACCCGCACCAAGACGGGGGTGGGTTACCCCCAGCTGAGCGCCGTGATCGAGTGCGCAGACTCGGCCCACGGTCTGAAGGGGCACATCATCTCC GACGGAGGCTGCACGTGTCCAGGAGATGTCGCCAAAGCCTTTG GAGCCGGAGCAGATTTTGTCATGCTGGGAGGGATGTTTTCGGGCCACACTGAGTGTGCTGGAGAGGTGATCGAGAGGAACGGGCAGAAGCTCAAGCTCTTCTACGGGATGAGCTCCGAGACAGCGATGAAGAAACACGCGGGCGGGGTCGCAGAATACAG AGCCTCTGAGGGCAAGACTGTGGAAGTGCCTTACAAAGGGGATGTGGAGAACACTATTCTGGATATTCTCGGGGGACTGAGGTCGACCTGCACCTACGTGGGGGCCGCCAAACTCAAAGAGCTCAGCAGGAGGGCGACGTTCATCCGGGTGACCCAGCAGCACAACACCGTGTTCAGCTAA
- the GMPR gene encoding GMP reductase 1 isoform X2: MDTVGTFEMAVVMSQHSMFTAVHKHYTLDDWKLFAADHPECLQHVAVSSGSGKNDLEKMSSILEAVPQVKFICLDVANGYSEHFVEFVKLVRARFPEHTIMAGNVVTGEMVEELILSGADIIKVGVGPGSVCTTRTKTGVGYPQLSAVIECADSAHGLKGHIISDGGCTCPGDVAKAFGAGADFVMLGGMFSGHTECAGEVIERNGQKLKLFYGMSSETAMKKHAGGVAEYRASEGKTVEVPYKGDVENTILDILGGLRSTCTYVGAAKLKELSRRATFIRVTQQHNTVFS, encoded by the exons ATGGACACCGTGGGGACGTTTGAGATGGCCGTGGTGATGTCACAG CACTCCATGTTTACCGCAGTTCATAAGCATTACACCCTGGATGACTGGAAGCTCTTTGCCGCTGATCACCCAGAATGCCTGCAG CATGTAGCCGTGAGTTCGGGCAGTGGGAAGAATGATCTGGAAAAGATGAGCAGCATCCTGGAAGCCGTGCCGCAGGTTAAGTTTATCTGCCTGGATGTGGCCAATGGGTACTCAGAACATTTCGTGGAATTCGTGAAGCTCGTCCGTGCCAGATTTCCAGAACACACCATCATG GCAGGGAACGTGGTGACGGGAGAGATGGTGGAAGAGCTTATTCTTTCCGGAGCAGATATCATCAAAGTGGGAGTTGGACCAG GTTCCGTGTGCACCACCCGCACCAAGACGGGGGTGGGTTACCCCCAGCTGAGCGCCGTGATCGAGTGCGCAGACTCGGCCCACGGTCTGAAGGGGCACATCATCTCC GACGGAGGCTGCACGTGTCCAGGAGATGTCGCCAAAGCCTTTG GAGCCGGAGCAGATTTTGTCATGCTGGGAGGGATGTTTTCGGGCCACACTGAGTGTGCTGGAGAGGTGATCGAGAGGAACGGGCAGAAGCTCAAGCTCTTCTACGGGATGAGCTCCGAGACAGCGATGAAGAAACACGCGGGCGGGGTCGCAGAATACAG AGCCTCTGAGGGCAAGACTGTGGAAGTGCCTTACAAAGGGGATGTGGAGAACACTATTCTGGATATTCTCGGGGGACTGAGGTCGACCTGCACCTACGTGGGGGCCGCCAAACTCAAAGAGCTCAGCAGGAGGGCGACGTTCATCCGGGTGACCCAGCAGCACAACACCGTGTTCAGCTAA